From the Paenibacillus sp. MMS20-IR301 genome, the window CTCCGCCTGCTGATGGGCCGCTTCCATTTGCGCCTGATTGCCGAAGGCCTTGTACACCTCATACGCGATCTGTGACTTTCCAATCAGCTCCCGGGCTTCATAAATCTCCTTCAGCTTCACCTGTGCGGCCAGTCCATCAATGCTTACCAATCTTGACTGCTGAATCATTCCCTGCAGCTTCTGCACTACCGGATCGCTGCTCCATTCATCCCTGGCACTCAGGGTCGTTAACGTACGAATCAGGCTGGTTACGGCCTTCTGTACCAAGAAGGGGAAGGAAAGTGGACCGATTGACCCGCCGCCTCCCATACTTCCGAATAACCCTGCCAGTACACCCAGTTGCTGGCTGAGCTGAGCTGACCTGCCTGCCGCTTATTCTCGGCTTGTACACTCTGGACTCCCTGGAGGTACTGTGATAGGGATCCTCTAGCTTCTTAGCTTCACTGGTTAATTCCTTGATGAGCAACTGGCTTTCTACAAGTTTGACCTCGCTAGGATGGTCTGACAATAATTCTAAAATGAGAAAACAGACCAATTATGGTCGTATTCGACTATAATTGGTCTGTTTGGGTAACGAAAAAGCGTTATTCGGGCATCATTATTGGTTGGCTGATGCTTTCATTCGGCACTGGGTAGCCTCCGTTTGCTTTTATCTTTGCTCCAGCCGCTCCAACTGAAGCAAATGGGAACGATTCCGGCAAAACGGGCTAGCACATCAGCGTTAGAGAAGCGGTGTACATCTCCTACCTCAGCAATCAATTCCGCCGCTGTAACGGTGCTAATTATCCATCGACTCTAGTTTGTAATTAGTCTGTTCCAATACCTGCCGAAGCTCTTCCTCGATTTGCTTGATGAGTTCTCGACTTCTTGGCATGTCTTGACCATGATGTCGATGAGGAAGTCCCTGTATTCTTGGAAGTCCGATTCATCTCACCAACCTACTTCACTAATTCCAGTATTTTTTCTGCCTTACAGATTGATGTTATGGCTTGCTTTACGTAAATACTCCACCAGATCATCTCCTCTACCGTCAACGCCTGATGTGGTGCAAGATAACTCCCTCAAAAGACAAGCTGTCGATATCCCTTTGACCTTTCTTCACTTTGTAGCCGAACGTCGCCTAACCTCCCGTGTTTCCTCCTTGCTGAACCTTCTTATTGCGCCCTCGGCTTAACTTCATAGATATTTCAAGCTGATGGTATGCATCCAGCAGTTCCATAAGCCTATTAATTAAGAAAATGGATGGTTATTACTTGGGCTACTGTTGTCAGTTTGGAGCTAGATTCATTCGCCGATGGGTAGCCCTATCATTTTATAGATTTTCAATATCAATGGCTTCCTTAACTACAAACCTTTCATACCATCCATTTAAAGGGAAATTGGAAATATTGACTATATCCAATTCTAGGTGTTTAAGAATAAATAGGCCACCTCTTTCAATGATTTTAATTAGTGGATCGTATACAGCTAAGTAAATCTGTGCATCAGGATTTTTATCAGTATATTTCGCAAGTTGTAAATAGTATTCAAATACTTTACCTACATATTTCTTTTCATCTAGAAATTCAGTTGCTTCCTTACTGCAATAATCTGAAAGAACTATTACTTCTTCATCACCTAATAAGGTTGCTATATTTGCATATAAAGGTGGTACTGGCTTTTGTGATTGTTCTTTAAAGAATTGAGCTAATCTTCTCAAAAACTCATAGCCTAGATGAGTATCTGACTTTGACATATTCAAACCAACCAAATCCCAATTTATTTCATTTATTCTTTGCAAAGCCTTATCCAAGTGCATTTCTTCACCTCAATTTTTAATAGTCGATTTCATCA encodes:
- a CDS encoding transposase; translation: MIAEVGDVHRFSNADVLARFAGIVPICFSWSGWSKDKSKRRLPSAE